One genomic segment of Erysipelotrichaceae bacterium 66202529 includes these proteins:
- a CDS encoding TetR family transcriptional regulator, producing the protein MTKGNIDKESIINKAVELVNSVGIDKVTLKMLAENLGIKSPSLYNHIDGVDDLKMQLMMYGWKQAEERITQAVIGLSGFDAIRAMCYAFYDYVIENPGVFNVMLWYNKFESGEMEKATAQLLTIIFKITNSLNIPEDYCFHLIRTFRSFLEGYFLLVNNGSFGHSLPLSDSFEISIEILIAGIQSLMPEWNKVDSIRTTEGASQ; encoded by the coding sequence ATGACAAAAGGAAATATCGATAAAGAATCAATAATAAACAAAGCGGTTGAATTAGTGAATAGCGTAGGAATCGATAAAGTTACATTGAAAATGCTTGCAGAAAATTTAGGGATAAAATCACCATCGTTATATAATCACATAGATGGAGTTGATGATTTAAAAATGCAGTTAATGATGTATGGATGGAAACAAGCGGAAGAACGTATTACGCAGGCTGTAATAGGATTAAGTGGGTTTGATGCAATTAGAGCTATGTGTTATGCCTTTTATGACTATGTAATAGAAAATCCGGGTGTATTCAATGTGATGTTATGGTATAACAAATTTGAAAGTGGAGAAATGGAAAAAGCTACTGCTCAACTTCTCACAATTATTTTTAAAATAACGAATTCTTTAAATATTCCAGAAGACTATTGTTTTCATCTGATAAGGACATTCAGAAGCTTTTTAGAAGGTTATTTTCTTTTAGTGAACAATGGTTCATTTGGACATTCTTTGCCACTATCTGATAGTTTTGAAATTTCGATAGAAATTCTAATTGCAGGAATACAATCATTGATGCCTGAATGGAACAAAGTCGATAGTATTAGGACTACAGAAGGTGCTTCACAATGA
- a CDS encoding tRNA 2-thiocytidine(32) synthetase TtcA, translated as MELHTILGDIRKADQDYHLIEDGDRIAVGVSGGKDSMVLLTALHMYSKFADRNFEVVGIHIKLGFPNMDFSEVEAFCKEQGITFHQFDSKVYEILKRNPDKEGRIKCSLCSKFKKATVIDAAKKLSCTKVAFGHHSDDAVETLLMNAIHGGKLATFLPKMYMSRTDTTFIRPLVYSYESEILSALTRNNIPFVKSTCPNDGYTERQAMKDMLQDFYNKYPMAQKNFIHMLYNEDQVELWHREGDHKAEKAKSMSVLLKEEGSLQLARHGAAYFIIYSAQEHPNQRRHLKISEEESNRIMEGTPIEEIFLAYSGTMKA; from the coding sequence ATGGAACTACATACGATATTAGGTGACATACGAAAGGCTGACCAGGATTATCATCTCATCGAAGACGGTGACCGCATTGCAGTAGGCGTGAGCGGCGGTAAGGACAGCATGGTGCTTCTGACAGCGCTGCATATGTATTCAAAATTTGCGGACCGCAACTTTGAGGTAGTTGGAATCCATATCAAGCTCGGTTTTCCAAATATGGATTTTTCTGAGGTGGAAGCCTTTTGCAAGGAACAGGGCATTACATTTCATCAGTTTGATTCCAAGGTGTATGAGATTTTAAAGCGCAATCCCGACAAGGAAGGCAGGATCAAATGCAGCCTGTGCTCCAAGTTTAAAAAGGCCACGGTGATCGATGCCGCAAAAAAGCTCAGCTGTACAAAGGTTGCGTTCGGACACCATAGCGATGATGCTGTGGAAACTCTGTTGATGAATGCAATTCACGGCGGGAAGCTGGCAACCTTTTTACCAAAGATGTACATGTCAAGAACGGATACAACCTTTATCCGTCCGCTGGTGTATTCCTATGAGAGTGAAATATTATCTGCACTCACCAGAAATAACATACCGTTTGTAAAAAGCACGTGCCCGAATGACGGCTATACGGAACGACAGGCGATGAAGGATATGCTGCAGGATTTCTATAACAAATATCCGATGGCGCAAAAGAATTTCATTCACATGCTGTACAATGAAGATCAGGTAGAGCTGTGGCACCGGGAGGGCGATCATAAGGCGGAAAAGGCGAAATCCATGTCTGTTCTTCTGAAGGAGGAAGGAAGTCTGCAGCTAGCAAGGCATGGAGCTGCATATTTTATTATCTATTCGGCGCAGGAGCATCCCAATCAGCGCCGCCATCTGAAAATCAGTGAGGAAGAAAGCAATCGTATCATGGAAGGCACTCCGATAGAAGAAATCTTTCTTGCATATTCAGGTACAATGAAAGCATAA
- the truB gene encoding tRNA pseudouridine(55) synthase TruB: MDGILLINKEQNMTSHDVVARLRRILHTKKIGHSGTLDPNATGVLMVLIGRACKALPFLEDTDKEYVATLQLGMRTISDDIWTPPLAQAPIQPITDFAAVLDTFRGVQEQVPPMISSVRVNGKKLYEYAREGKEVERPVRKVTIYDIEALDVEKLKFRVSCSSGTYVRSLCHDIAKKTGNLGCMSSLVRTKVGRFSLEQCVTLQEVEEGCFQLHSLREVLSHYECVEYEQPADIYNGKRIRLSCEADAIAVTHNGEIVAIYQREEADVFHCVRGLW, from the coding sequence ATGGACGGTATTTTACTAATCAATAAGGAACAAAATATGACTTCTCATGATGTCGTAGCTCGTCTGAGAAGAATATTACATACAAAGAAAATCGGACACAGCGGAACACTGGATCCGAATGCAACCGGTGTCCTGATGGTACTGATTGGCAGGGCATGCAAGGCATTGCCCTTTCTGGAGGATACAGATAAGGAGTATGTTGCGACGCTGCAGCTTGGAATGCGAACCATCAGTGATGATATATGGACACCGCCGCTCGCCCAGGCACCCATTCAGCCGATTACGGATTTTGCGGCTGTGCTAGATACCTTTCGCGGGGTACAGGAACAAGTGCCGCCGATGATTTCCAGTGTTCGTGTAAATGGAAAAAAGCTATATGAATATGCAAGAGAGGGGAAAGAGGTGGAGCGTCCTGTGCGTAAGGTCACAATTTATGACATTGAAGCACTGGATGTGGAGAAGCTGAAATTCAGAGTAAGCTGCAGCTCGGGAACCTATGTACGTTCTCTGTGTCATGATATTGCCAAGAAAACCGGTAATCTGGGATGTATGTCCTCTCTGGTACGGACAAAGGTCGGGCGGTTCTCTCTGGAGCAGTGCGTTACTCTGCAGGAGGTCGAGGAAGGATGCTTTCAGCTGCATTCTCTGCGGGAGGTGCTTTCTCATTATGAATGTGTGGAGTATGAACAGCCTGCGGATATTTATAACGGAAAGCGGATTCGGCTGTCCTGTGAGGCGGATGCTATCGCGGTTACGCACAACGGAGAAATTGTGGCCATTTATCAGCGTGAGGAAGCGGATGTATTTCATTGCGTCCGCGGATTATGGTAG
- a CDS encoding bifunctional riboflavin kinase/FAD synthetase: MKEIHISLKQTPVVEEPLTACIGYFDGLHLGHQKLIEEVKQVAEKRNTRSALITFEPDPWCVIKGLREIAHITPMKQRMRIAEAMGIEYWIILDFSKEMADLTPQDFHERVLKPLHLDTLVCGYDFHYGRKGEGDARQLQSQQDFEVHIIEEVSSEHKKISSTRIEELIKEGSMEKAARFMGRWYDMEGSVKGGSRVGRKHGFPTANLHLYELYVMPKKGVYVGAVKVQGTWHKAMINVGNNPTYNYQEQLSIEAHLLDFDRDIYDEPVTFRFLSYIREEQKFHDADALHEQLKKDLAATHSYFMEGKESALCD, from the coding sequence ATGAAGGAAATACATATAAGCCTGAAGCAGACTCCTGTGGTAGAGGAACCGCTGACAGCCTGTATCGGATATTTTGACGGTCTGCATCTGGGACATCAGAAGCTGATTGAAGAGGTGAAGCAGGTAGCGGAAAAGCGCAATACGCGAAGTGCTTTGATTACCTTTGAACCCGATCCCTGGTGTGTGATCAAGGGGCTGCGGGAAATTGCCCACATTACGCCGATGAAGCAGCGGATGCGGATTGCAGAAGCGATGGGCATAGAATACTGGATCATCCTTGACTTTTCCAAGGAAATGGCGGATTTGACGCCACAGGACTTTCATGAGCGGGTGCTGAAGCCTTTGCATCTGGATACGCTGGTATGCGGATATGATTTCCATTATGGAAGAAAAGGGGAAGGGGATGCCCGGCAGCTGCAAAGTCAGCAGGATTTTGAGGTGCATATTATTGAAGAGGTCAGCAGTGAGCATAAAAAAATCAGCTCCACCCGCATTGAGGAGCTGATTAAAGAAGGCAGCATGGAAAAGGCTGCGCGTTTTATGGGGCGCTGGTATGACATGGAGGGAAGTGTCAAGGGAGGCAGCCGCGTAGGGAGAAAGCATGGCTTTCCAACGGCTAATCTGCACCTTTATGAATTGTATGTCATGCCAAAAAAGGGTGTCTATGTGGGGGCTGTCAAGGTGCAGGGGACATGGCACAAGGCGATGATCAACGTCGGCAACAATCCAACCTACAATTACCAGGAACAGCTTTCCATTGAAGCGCATCTGCTGGACTTTGACCGGGATATCTACGATGAGCCGGTTACCTTCCGCTTTTTGTCCTATATTCGGGAAGAACAGAAATTCCACGATGCGGATGCATTGCATGAACAACTGAAAAAAGACCTGGCAGCGACACATTCCTACTTTATGGAGGGAAAGGAGTCAGCCCTATGCGATTAA